The stretch of DNA TGCATCGCATTTGGGTGGACGCGTTTCTGCTGGCCGCCTGCCAAGTGAGCAACGCCGAGTACGCCGTCTTTCTGCGGGAGACCCAGGCAGCGCCGCCGTTCACCTGGGGCCATGCGGACTTCAGCGCGCCCCGTCAGCCGGTGGTCTCGGTCTCGTGGTTCGAGGCGGCAGCCTACTGCGAGTGGCTGTCGCGCAGCAGCGGCCGCCGCTTCCGCCTGCCCACGGAGGCGGAGTGGGAGCGGGCAGCGCGCGGTGGCGAGGAAGGCCGGCCCTATCCCTGGGGCGATGAGCCGCCGCAGTCGCGACCGGGCTACGCCTCGCGCTGGCTGCGCGGGCCTGAGCCGGTGGGCACGAGTGTGCCCAATCCCTTCGGCCTGCATGAGATGTGCGAGAACGTGCACGAGTGGTGCAGCGACTGGTTCGACG from Terriglobales bacterium encodes:
- a CDS encoding SUMF1/EgtB/PvdO family nonheme iron enzyme, producing the protein MGSEQGFECERPVHRIWVDAFLLAACQVSNAEYAVFLRETQAAPPFTWGHADFSAPRQPVVSVSWFEAAAYCEWLSRSSGRRFRLPTEAEWERAARGGEEGRPYPWGDEPPQSRPGYASRWLRGPEPVGTSVPNPFGLHEMCENVHEWCSDWFDAGYYGLSPERNPRGPESGVRRASRGGSWRHHIKASHCHTRSSIPPEFQYADYGFRVACDAG